The proteins below are encoded in one region of Microbacterium pygmaeum:
- a CDS encoding alpha/beta fold hydrolase: MTTMDEALQRDQAILDVDWHVFPEGTERDLFAAPSGLLARVRLGDPDAPRVVLVSGVAGSKEDFVRLFPLFRDAGYRVESYDLAGHYESVDAGPQNLDPPGEHYDYRLFVDDLIAILEDGSAPVHVLGYSFAGLVAELAMVQRPELFASLTLMAAPPATGQVFRGVKHIGPISDMPPHRAAGLILWGIRYNLNRTPPQRIAFVRERLAVTLRPAIDDVVGLMMTMPDIADDIAGLGIPILIAVGEQDLWPTAQHRDYAQRIGARVAVYATGHAPCETAPHQLARDMLRMFGGR, encoded by the coding sequence ATGACGACGATGGACGAAGCGCTGCAGCGGGATCAGGCGATCCTCGACGTCGATTGGCACGTGTTTCCGGAGGGGACCGAGCGCGATCTGTTCGCGGCGCCGAGCGGCCTCTTGGCACGCGTGCGACTCGGGGATCCGGACGCACCTCGGGTGGTGCTCGTCTCGGGGGTCGCGGGCTCCAAAGAGGACTTCGTGCGCCTGTTCCCGCTCTTCCGCGACGCGGGCTACCGGGTCGAGTCGTACGACCTGGCAGGGCATTACGAGTCCGTCGACGCAGGACCGCAGAATCTGGATCCGCCCGGTGAGCACTACGACTACCGGCTCTTCGTCGACGACCTGATCGCGATCCTTGAAGACGGCAGCGCGCCGGTGCATGTGCTCGGATACAGCTTCGCCGGCCTGGTGGCCGAATTGGCCATGGTGCAGCGGCCTGAGCTGTTCGCCAGCCTCACGCTGATGGCCGCGCCGCCGGCGACCGGCCAGGTCTTCCGCGGTGTGAAGCACATCGGCCCGATCTCCGATATGCCGCCGCACCGCGCGGCCGGACTGATCCTGTGGGGGATCCGCTACAACCTGAACCGTACGCCGCCGCAGCGGATCGCCTTCGTGCGCGAGCGCCTCGCGGTGACGCTCCGCCCCGCGATCGATGACGTCGTCGGTCTCATGATGACGATGCCCGACATCGCCGACGACATCGCCGGCCTCGGCATCCCGATCCTCATCGCCGTCGGCGAGCAGGACCTGTGGCCGACCGCGCAGCACCGGGATTACGCACAGCGCATCGGCGCTCGGGTGGCGGTGTACGCGACGGGTCACGCACCGTGCGAGACCGCCCCGCACCAGCTCGCGCGCGACATGCTGCGGATGTTCGGGGGTCGCTGA
- a CDS encoding carboxylesterase family protein produces MSDMLLRGPLTRFADSRADAAAPTFVYEFRWQSPVDGLGAAHGMELGFVFDRLGSPDALAMGGPDAPQALADAMHSAWVGFVRTGDPGWPRWSTNRPVQAFDGDGGRIDYAPRADELVGLRSR; encoded by the coding sequence ATGTCCGACATGCTGCTGCGGGGTCCGCTCACCCGGTTCGCGGACAGCCGAGCGGATGCGGCGGCGCCGACGTTCGTGTACGAGTTCCGCTGGCAGAGCCCCGTGGACGGCCTCGGAGCCGCGCACGGCATGGAACTGGGCTTCGTCTTCGACAGGCTGGGTTCGCCCGACGCGCTGGCGATGGGAGGCCCCGACGCACCGCAGGCCCTCGCCGATGCGATGCACTCCGCCTGGGTGGGATTCGTCCGCACCGGCGATCCAGGATGGCCGCGCTGGTCGACCAACCGGCCGGTCCAGGCGTTCGACGGCGACGGAGGCCGCATCGACTACGCGCCGCGGGCCGACGAGCTGGTCGGGCTGCGATCGCGGTAG
- a CDS encoding acyltransferase family protein, with protein MTDHASPAASAIPAASDRGARTPTGSVKAARTKARVPFWDNARFACIVLVVLGHAVQRLTYDSDIALALYLVIYAFHMPAFAIISGYFSKSDAPSRRQMARVVTDILLPYLIFEGLWTLTKWIVEGSANPNLTEPSWTLWFLLALGIFRLVLPYLALLRWPLLWTVLISIGAGYVANIDSTLSLSRTLGLLPFFTLGWWLREHDIVDRLRLLRSRAWWVPVVSVALLGIAGWAAWFFVDDWRAMNLREWLFYDENYSSLGGTEWWAGSVRLALIAVALVLSFAFFALLPRRTHWWTHFGQYTMYVYLLHSFVLYPFRETGILRDAEPTWLWLPVVIVASVLIALGLATTPVRRVFRPLVEPRPGWLFADPTLAGREGRRSDPTGSRRPREVPRPPRAHADPRQNG; from the coding sequence ATGACCGATCACGCCAGCCCCGCGGCATCCGCCATCCCTGCCGCCTCCGACCGGGGCGCTCGCACGCCGACCGGGTCCGTCAAGGCGGCACGCACCAAGGCCAGAGTGCCTTTCTGGGACAACGCCCGCTTCGCGTGCATCGTGCTCGTGGTGCTGGGCCATGCCGTCCAGCGGCTCACGTACGACTCCGACATCGCCCTCGCGCTGTACCTGGTGATCTACGCGTTCCACATGCCCGCGTTCGCGATCATCTCCGGATACTTCTCCAAGTCGGACGCACCGAGCCGGCGCCAGATGGCCCGCGTGGTGACCGACATCCTGCTGCCCTATCTCATCTTCGAGGGTCTGTGGACCCTCACCAAGTGGATCGTCGAGGGCAGCGCGAATCCGAACCTCACTGAGCCGTCCTGGACGCTGTGGTTCCTGCTGGCCCTTGGGATCTTCCGGCTGGTGCTGCCCTACCTGGCGCTGCTGAGGTGGCCGCTGCTGTGGACGGTGCTGATCTCGATCGGCGCCGGGTACGTGGCCAACATCGACTCCACGCTGTCCCTGTCGCGCACCCTGGGGCTGCTGCCGTTCTTCACCCTCGGCTGGTGGCTGCGGGAGCACGACATCGTCGACCGGCTGCGACTGCTGCGCTCTCGCGCGTGGTGGGTGCCCGTCGTCTCGGTCGCCCTGCTCGGGATCGCCGGCTGGGCAGCCTGGTTCTTCGTGGACGACTGGCGCGCGATGAACCTGCGCGAGTGGCTGTTCTACGACGAGAACTACTCCTCGCTCGGCGGCACGGAGTGGTGGGCCGGGAGCGTGCGGCTCGCGCTGATCGCGGTCGCGCTCGTCCTGAGCTTCGCGTTCTTCGCACTGCTGCCTCGCCGCACCCACTGGTGGACGCACTTCGGCCAGTACACGATGTACGTCTACCTCCTGCATTCCTTCGTGCTGTACCCGTTCCGCGAGACCGGGATCCTGCGCGATGCCGAGCCGACGTGGCTGTGGCTGCCGGTGGTGATCGTCGCGTCGGTGCTGATCGCGCTCGGCCTGGCGACCACGCCGGTGCGCCGCGTGTTCCGGCCCCTGGTCGAGCCGCGGCCGGGATGGCTGTTCGCCGACCCGACGCTCGCCGGACGCGAGGGCAGGCGATCCGACCCCACCGGGTCGCGACGCCCGCGCGAGGTTCCGCGTCCGCCGCGCGCGCACGCCGATCCGCGGCAGAACGGCTGA
- the efeB gene encoding iron uptake transporter deferrochelatase/peroxidase subunit, with protein MTDPSEASEGVSRRGLLGLALGAGAAGIALGAGAGAAAGVAVGRSREREGAASAYAFFGEHQAGITTPVQQHLHFASFDMMARTDRDDLISLLQDWSYAASRMTQGLEVSATGAVLGSPQAPPDDTGEALGLPAAGLTITIGFGPTLFELDGTDRYGIAAQRPDGLRKLPAFLGDDLDPGASNGDLCIQACADDPQVAVHAIRNLSRIAFGRATIRWSQLGFGRTSKTTAAQATPRNLFGFKDGTANILSDDAAALDEYVWAAASDSPAWLAGGSYLVARKIGMIIESWDRVRLAEQDAIIGRDKGEGAPLSGGDEFTEPDFARTDAAGTPLISATSHVRLAHPEFNGGIRILRRGYNFVDGNTDLGRLDAGLFFLSYQRSPEQFVTLQRALSTDTMNEYIRHIGSGIWAIPPGAIAGSFVGAGLFA; from the coding sequence ATGACCGACCCTTCTGAGGCGTCCGAGGGCGTTTCGCGCCGCGGGCTGCTCGGCCTCGCGCTCGGCGCCGGTGCCGCCGGCATCGCGCTCGGAGCGGGGGCGGGCGCGGCAGCCGGCGTCGCCGTCGGGCGCTCGCGGGAGCGTGAGGGCGCGGCATCCGCCTACGCCTTCTTCGGGGAGCACCAGGCCGGCATCACCACCCCGGTGCAGCAGCACCTGCACTTCGCGTCGTTCGACATGATGGCGCGCACCGACCGCGACGACCTGATCTCCCTGCTGCAGGACTGGTCGTATGCCGCGTCGCGGATGACCCAGGGCCTCGAGGTGAGCGCGACCGGCGCCGTGCTCGGTTCGCCGCAGGCGCCGCCGGATGACACGGGCGAGGCGCTCGGATTGCCGGCAGCGGGACTCACGATCACGATCGGCTTCGGACCGACGCTCTTCGAACTCGACGGGACCGATCGCTACGGAATCGCGGCGCAGCGCCCGGATGGCCTGCGGAAGCTGCCCGCCTTCCTCGGCGACGACCTCGACCCTGGCGCGAGCAACGGGGATCTGTGCATCCAGGCGTGCGCGGATGACCCGCAGGTTGCGGTCCACGCCATCCGCAATCTGAGCCGCATCGCGTTCGGCCGGGCCACGATCCGCTGGTCCCAGCTCGGTTTCGGCCGGACGTCGAAGACGACGGCCGCCCAAGCCACGCCCCGGAACCTGTTCGGGTTCAAGGACGGCACGGCGAACATCCTCTCCGATGATGCGGCCGCCCTCGACGAGTACGTGTGGGCCGCGGCATCCGATTCCCCGGCCTGGCTCGCCGGCGGTTCGTACCTGGTCGCGCGCAAGATCGGCATGATCATCGAGTCTTGGGATCGCGTGCGACTCGCGGAGCAGGACGCGATCATCGGCCGGGACAAGGGCGAGGGCGCGCCGCTCTCCGGCGGGGACGAATTCACCGAGCCCGATTTCGCCAGGACGGATGCAGCGGGCACGCCCCTCATCTCCGCCACGAGCCACGTGCGGCTGGCGCATCCGGAGTTCAACGGCGGCATCCGGATCCTCCGTCGCGGCTACAACTTCGTCGACGGCAACACCGACCTCGGTCGGCTCGATGCCGGCCTCTTCTTCCTGTCGTACCAGCGCTCGCCCGAGCAGTTCGTCACGCTCCAGCGCGCGCTGTCGACCGACACGATGAACGAGTACATCCGGCACATCGGGTCGGGGATCTGGGCGATCCCGCCGGGGGCGATCGCCGGCTCGTTCGTCGGCGCAGGGCTGTTCGCCTGA
- the efeO gene encoding iron uptake system protein EfeO: MTTKRILAALATASAAALVLSGCVAKTDVAASDALAVTSTDGTCEVSSGTATSGTLAFDVTNEGADVTEFYLLAEDGLRIVGEVENIAPGASRTLTVVAQPGEYFTLCKPGMLGEGVGRTAFTVNGDAVAIDGEDAELKQQAVYLYAAFVKDQVENLVPQVDALVTAYESGDDAAAQALFPQVRAYYERIEPVAEALGDLDPKIDYREVDAVAEGLDWTGFHRIEKDLWVPAQDALNADGETPAWREWTPSTPDERAAFGDQLISDVAELDEYVHSDEFQAALDEQGVAGLSNGAIALLDEVATGKITGEEDWWSGTDLWDFAANVEGSKMAFSLVRDFAESKGEDGAALVEEIDAGYAALDESLATHGSLADGFIFYPELTDADKRELTDLINALAEPLSQLTVTVLE; this comes from the coding sequence ATGACCACCAAGCGGATCCTCGCCGCCCTCGCCACGGCATCCGCCGCTGCGCTCGTCCTGAGCGGGTGCGTCGCCAAGACCGACGTCGCCGCTTCCGATGCGCTGGCCGTCACCTCCACCGACGGCACGTGCGAGGTCTCCTCGGGCACGGCGACCAGCGGGACGCTGGCCTTCGATGTGACCAACGAGGGTGCCGACGTGACCGAGTTCTACCTCCTCGCCGAAGACGGCCTGCGGATCGTCGGCGAAGTCGAGAACATCGCACCCGGCGCTTCGCGCACCCTGACCGTCGTCGCCCAGCCGGGTGAGTACTTCACCCTCTGCAAGCCCGGCATGCTGGGCGAAGGCGTCGGTCGCACGGCGTTCACGGTGAACGGCGACGCCGTCGCCATCGACGGGGAGGACGCCGAGCTCAAGCAGCAGGCGGTCTACCTCTACGCGGCGTTCGTCAAGGACCAGGTCGAGAACCTCGTGCCGCAGGTCGACGCGCTCGTCACCGCCTACGAATCCGGGGACGACGCGGCGGCGCAGGCGCTGTTCCCGCAGGTGCGCGCGTACTACGAGCGCATCGAGCCGGTGGCCGAGGCGCTGGGCGACCTCGACCCGAAGATCGACTACCGCGAGGTCGACGCCGTCGCCGAGGGCCTGGACTGGACCGGCTTCCACCGCATCGAGAAGGATCTGTGGGTTCCCGCGCAGGACGCGCTGAACGCCGACGGCGAGACGCCCGCATGGCGGGAGTGGACGCCATCGACGCCGGACGAGCGCGCCGCCTTCGGTGATCAGCTGATCTCGGATGTCGCCGAGCTCGACGAGTACGTGCACTCCGACGAGTTCCAGGCGGCCCTCGACGAGCAGGGTGTCGCGGGTCTGTCCAACGGCGCGATCGCGCTGCTGGACGAGGTCGCCACGGGCAAGATCACCGGCGAGGAGGACTGGTGGTCGGGAACCGACCTCTGGGACTTCGCAGCCAACGTCGAAGGATCGAAGATGGCGTTCTCCCTGGTCCGGGACTTCGCGGAGTCCAAGGGCGAGGACGGCGCCGCGCTGGTCGAGGAGATCGACGCCGGCTACGCGGCACTGGACGAGTCGCTTGCCACCCACGGCTCGCTGGCGGACGGGTTCATCTTCTACCCTGAGCTCACCGACGCCGACAAGCGCGAGCTCACCGATCTCATCAACGCACTGGCCGAGCCGCTGTCCCAGCTCACGGTGACCGTTCTGGAGTGA
- the efeU gene encoding iron uptake transporter permease EfeU, producing the protein MLATFLIGLREGLEAALVVGILIAYLTRVGRRDVLPRLWSGVGLAAGLALVIGAVLTFGAYSLTFEAQELIGGGLSVLAVAMVTWMIFWMQKAGRTLKKSLEGEVDRALAAGTLWGIVLIGFVSVAREGIETTLLLWSMVQSFGDAPGALLGALLGLVTAVALGWLLARGMLRLDLRVFFTWTGALLIIVAAGVLAYGIHDLQEAGALPGPFASLAPVDPVTGAVAIGIGAFPFGWAFDLSASIPPGSPLAAILQATVGFMPQMSWLQVIGWALYVAIVGGIFAAKALRHRPPRPAPAPAVSPSTDHGTSPSPITSQGAP; encoded by the coding sequence GTGCTCGCTACTTTCCTCATCGGCCTGCGTGAAGGCCTCGAAGCCGCGCTTGTCGTCGGCATCCTGATCGCTTACCTCACGCGCGTCGGTCGTCGCGACGTCCTCCCGCGACTGTGGAGCGGTGTGGGGCTGGCAGCGGGGCTTGCGCTCGTCATCGGCGCGGTGCTCACGTTCGGCGCGTACAGCCTCACCTTCGAGGCGCAGGAGCTGATCGGCGGCGGGCTCTCGGTGCTCGCGGTCGCGATGGTGACGTGGATGATCTTCTGGATGCAGAAGGCCGGCCGCACGCTGAAGAAGTCGCTCGAGGGCGAGGTCGATCGCGCGCTGGCCGCCGGGACGCTGTGGGGCATCGTCCTCATCGGGTTCGTGTCCGTGGCCCGCGAGGGCATCGAGACCACCCTGCTGCTGTGGTCGATGGTGCAGTCCTTCGGCGACGCGCCCGGCGCACTCCTGGGCGCGCTGCTCGGACTGGTCACCGCGGTGGCGCTCGGCTGGCTGCTGGCACGGGGGATGCTGCGGCTCGACCTGCGCGTCTTCTTCACCTGGACGGGAGCGCTGCTGATCATCGTCGCAGCGGGCGTCCTGGCCTACGGCATCCACGACCTGCAGGAGGCCGGCGCGCTGCCCGGCCCCTTCGCCTCGCTCGCGCCGGTCGACCCGGTCACGGGGGCCGTCGCCATCGGGATCGGCGCCTTCCCGTTCGGCTGGGCCTTCGACCTGAGCGCCTCGATCCCGCCCGGCAGTCCACTCGCCGCGATCCTGCAGGCGACCGTCGGCTTCATGCCGCAGATGTCGTGGCTGCAGGTCATCGGATGGGCGCTGTACGTCGCGATCGTCGGCGGCATCTTCGCCGCGAAGGCGCTGCGCCACCGGCCGCCGCGGCCGGCACCCGCTCCGGCGGTCTCCCCCAGCACAGATCACGGCACATCTCCCTCTCCAATCACCTCCCAAGGAGCACCATGA
- a CDS encoding isopenicillin N synthase family dioxygenase: MSDLNLPILDLSLLDDGPEAAADFRDQLRAATHDVGFFYLTGTGISPELETRLHRAARDFFALPEADKLAIENVNSPHFRGYTRVGGERTQGKVDWREQIDIGPERAAIDDPEAADFFRLIGPNLWPQAQPELQDVVAEWHDHLSGVARKLLRAWALSLGAPENYFDEHFGEPSTLIKIVRYPGKEDPTPQQGVGAHKDSGVLTLLWVEPGKGGLQVQRDGEWVDAPPVPGAFVVNIGELLEYATQGYLIATNHRVISPKFPDDRISVPFFFNPALDKRLPLIELPADLAAEAKGVTQDPGNPIHALYGENALKSRLRAHPDVAAIHHADLVAARAASA; the protein is encoded by the coding sequence ATGAGCGACCTCAACCTGCCGATCCTGGATCTCTCGCTGCTCGACGACGGGCCGGAGGCGGCCGCGGACTTCCGCGACCAGCTGCGTGCGGCCACCCACGACGTCGGATTCTTCTACCTCACCGGCACCGGCATCTCGCCGGAGCTGGAGACGCGCCTGCATCGCGCCGCGCGCGACTTCTTCGCGCTGCCCGAAGCGGACAAGCTCGCCATCGAGAACGTGAACAGCCCGCACTTCCGCGGGTACACGCGGGTCGGGGGCGAGCGCACGCAGGGCAAGGTCGACTGGCGGGAGCAGATCGACATCGGGCCCGAGCGCGCGGCGATCGACGACCCGGAAGCCGCCGACTTCTTCCGGCTCATCGGGCCCAACCTGTGGCCGCAGGCCCAGCCGGAGCTGCAGGACGTCGTCGCCGAGTGGCACGACCACCTCTCCGGTGTGGCCCGCAAGCTGCTGCGCGCCTGGGCGCTGTCGCTCGGAGCGCCGGAGAACTACTTCGACGAGCACTTCGGCGAACCGTCCACGCTCATCAAGATCGTCCGGTATCCGGGCAAGGAGGACCCGACCCCGCAGCAGGGCGTCGGCGCGCACAAGGATTCCGGCGTGCTCACGCTGCTCTGGGTCGAGCCGGGCAAGGGCGGCCTCCAGGTGCAGCGCGACGGAGAGTGGGTCGATGCTCCCCCGGTACCCGGCGCCTTCGTGGTGAACATCGGCGAACTGCTCGAGTACGCAACCCAGGGCTATCTGATCGCGACGAACCACCGCGTGATCTCGCCGAAGTTCCCCGATGACCGCATCTCGGTCCCGTTCTTCTTCAATCCCGCGCTGGACAAGCGCCTGCCGCTGATCGAGTTGCCCGCGGATCTCGCCGCCGAGGCGAAGGGCGTCACACAGGATCCGGGGAACCCGATCCACGCGCTGTACGGCGAGAATGCGCTGAAGTCGCGGCTGCGCGCCCACCCGGACGTGGCCGCGATCCACCACGCCGACCTGGTCGCGGCACGCGCGGCATCCGCCTGA
- the rpsO gene encoding 30S ribosomal protein S15, giving the protein MPLESDAKKAIIEEYATHPGDTGSPEVQVAMLTQRIKDLTEHLKEHKHDHHSRRGLFLMVGQRRRLLGYLQDIDINRYRSLIERLGLRR; this is encoded by the coding sequence ATGCCACTCGAATCTGACGCGAAGAAGGCGATCATCGAAGAGTACGCGACGCACCCCGGTGACACCGGATCCCCCGAGGTGCAGGTCGCGATGCTGACGCAGCGCATCAAGGACCTCACAGAGCACCTGAAGGAGCACAAGCACGACCACCACTCGCGTCGTGGTCTGTTCCTGATGGTCGGTCAGCGCCGTCGTCTGCTCGGCTACCTCCAGGACATCGACATCAACCGTTACCGGTCGTTGATCGAGCGTCTGGGGCTCCGCCGCTGA
- a CDS encoding MFS transporter: MARLRRDHFIDLSPFRASPAFTRMWIGSTLAGLGGQLTLVAIMLHMYDLTRSTFAVSMIAVAGLLPMVFAGLYGGMLADAFDRRRVALIAATITFASTVLLAALAWGQLETVWWLYALSIVNSAANTVVLATRQAIVPRLIPRELLPAASALNGITFGIMVMVGPALAGVLVAVAGYAWTYSVDVVLMTSLFLGLWTLPSIKPEGVIVRPGLESLRDGWRFLKRASNIRLQFILDIIAMTFGQPLALLPAVGAVLLGGGPITTGILTASVAVGAFFSSLFSGPTGRVRRHGLAIERAILLYGAAIAAFGLVLAAAALGWFAPATVDEVTPNIPLIVVAALMLAVSGAADNISSIFRNTMMQAAVPDAIRGRLQGVFIVVVAGGPRLGALYVGTLATLTALWFPPLLGGFLIIGLVGVLVRLSPRFRAYDSEFPEP, from the coding sequence ATGGCGCGCCTCAGGCGCGATCACTTCATCGACCTGAGCCCGTTCCGGGCATCCCCGGCGTTCACGCGCATGTGGATAGGCTCGACGTTGGCCGGCCTCGGTGGCCAGCTGACCCTCGTCGCCATCATGCTGCACATGTACGACCTGACCCGCTCGACCTTCGCGGTGTCGATGATCGCCGTGGCCGGTCTGCTGCCGATGGTCTTCGCCGGGCTCTACGGAGGAATGCTCGCCGACGCGTTCGATCGCCGCCGGGTCGCGCTCATCGCCGCGACGATCACCTTCGCATCCACGGTCCTGCTCGCCGCCCTGGCCTGGGGCCAGTTGGAGACGGTGTGGTGGCTGTACGCCCTCAGCATCGTCAACTCCGCCGCGAACACCGTGGTCCTGGCCACCCGCCAGGCGATCGTGCCCCGCCTCATCCCCCGCGAACTGCTGCCCGCCGCGTCGGCCCTCAACGGCATCACTTTCGGGATCATGGTGATGGTCGGTCCGGCGCTGGCCGGGGTGCTGGTCGCAGTGGCCGGGTACGCCTGGACCTACTCCGTCGACGTGGTCCTGATGACCTCGCTGTTCCTCGGGCTCTGGACGCTCCCGAGCATCAAGCCAGAGGGCGTGATCGTGCGCCCGGGCCTGGAGTCCCTCCGCGACGGCTGGCGGTTCCTGAAGCGGGCCTCGAACATCCGCCTCCAGTTCATCCTCGACATCATCGCGATGACCTTCGGCCAGCCGCTGGCGCTGCTGCCCGCCGTCGGAGCGGTACTCCTCGGCGGAGGACCCATCACCACCGGCATCCTCACCGCATCGGTCGCCGTCGGCGCCTTCTTCTCGAGCCTGTTCTCGGGGCCGACCGGTCGCGTCCGTCGGCACGGACTGGCCATCGAGCGGGCCATCCTCCTCTACGGCGCTGCGATCGCCGCGTTCGGGCTCGTGCTGGCCGCCGCCGCACTCGGGTGGTTCGCGCCGGCGACCGTGGACGAGGTGACACCGAACATCCCCCTCATCGTCGTCGCCGCGCTGATGCTCGCCGTCTCCGGAGCCGCAGACAACATCAGCTCGATCTTCCGCAACACGATGATGCAGGCCGCCGTGCCCGACGCGATCCGCGGGCGCCTCCAGGGCGTGTTCATCGTCGTCGTGGCCGGCGGACCACGCCTCGGCGCCCTCTACGTCGGCACCCTCGCAACACTCACCGCCCTGTGGTTCCCGCCGCTGCTGGGCGGCTTCCTGATCATCGGACTGGTCGGGGTGCTGGTGCGCCTGAGCCCACGGTTCCGCGCGTACGATTCGGAGTTCCCCGAGCCGTGA
- a CDS encoding DMT family transporter, which translates to MPQTSPPAAIDRVPSSVSVTIQFVLCGVIWGSSFLFMKVALGGISPGQVAWSRLVLGGLTLGLFVLVRRDVLPRRLKIWLHMTVLAVTFCVVPFLLFSWAQQHVTSGLTSIYNATTPIMTAVMAGVFFRVEKLRPVQIAGILVGILGVMVIIAPWQGLDLSQSLVAQFAILGATACYGFSLAYMRRFVSNTGMSALVFSFLNIGIAAAIMIVLTPVLVLQPVILDPWIVGSVLLLGCLGTGVAYIWNQNALRAWGPTRASTVTYITPVVGVALGTIILGEALSWNEPVGALVVFLGILLAQNRIRLRRRAPVAAP; encoded by the coding sequence GTGCCCCAGACCTCACCGCCCGCCGCGATCGATCGCGTACCGTCGTCGGTCTCGGTCACCATCCAGTTCGTCCTGTGCGGAGTGATCTGGGGCTCGAGCTTCCTGTTCATGAAGGTCGCCCTGGGTGGGATCTCGCCGGGGCAGGTCGCCTGGTCCCGTCTGGTGCTCGGCGGGCTCACGCTCGGGCTCTTCGTGCTGGTACGCCGAGACGTCCTCCCCCGCCGGCTGAAGATCTGGCTGCACATGACGGTGCTCGCCGTGACGTTCTGCGTCGTGCCGTTCCTGCTGTTCTCGTGGGCGCAGCAGCACGTGACCTCGGGCCTTACCAGCATCTACAACGCCACGACGCCGATCATGACGGCCGTGATGGCAGGGGTGTTCTTCCGCGTCGAGAAGCTCAGGCCGGTGCAGATCGCCGGCATCCTCGTCGGGATCCTCGGCGTGATGGTGATCATCGCCCCCTGGCAGGGGCTGGATCTCAGCCAGAGCCTGGTCGCCCAGTTCGCGATCCTCGGCGCGACGGCCTGCTACGGCTTCAGCCTCGCGTACATGCGCAGGTTCGTCTCGAACACCGGCATGAGCGCGCTGGTGTTCTCGTTCCTGAACATCGGGATCGCCGCGGCCATCATGATCGTCCTCACTCCCGTGCTCGTCCTCCAGCCCGTCATCCTGGATCCGTGGATCGTCGGCAGCGTCCTGCTGCTGGGCTGCCTCGGTACCGGCGTCGCCTATATCTGGAACCAGAACGCGCTTCGTGCGTGGGGCCCGACGCGGGCCTCGACGGTCACCTACATCACGCCGGTCGTCGGCGTGGCGCTGGGCACCATCATCCTCGGCGAGGCCCTCAGCTGGAACGAGCCGGTCGGAGCGCTCGTGGTGTTCCTCGGGATCCTGCTCGCGCAGAACCGCATCCGGTTGCGCCGCCGGGCCCCGGTCGCGGCGCCCTGA
- a CDS encoding YceI family protein, translated as MTDTTTIDVPGYKAGTWVLDPAHSEVGFVVRHMMISKVRGHFDIKSATLTAPENPLEASLTAQVDATSLSTKDEGRDAHLRSADFFDVENYPTIDFVSTGVRIEKGEFLVDGDLTIHGTTKPVTFDVDFGGFGSDPWGNYKAGATAKTVINREDFGLTWNAALETGGVLVGKDVTIELDLQGAHQA; from the coding sequence ATGACTGACACGACCACGATCGACGTTCCCGGCTACAAGGCCGGCACCTGGGTGCTCGACCCCGCGCACAGCGAGGTGGGCTTCGTCGTGCGCCACATGATGATCTCGAAGGTCCGCGGACACTTCGACATCAAGAGCGCGACGCTCACCGCTCCGGAGAACCCGCTGGAGGCGAGCCTGACGGCACAGGTCGACGCGACCTCGCTGTCCACCAAGGACGAGGGCCGCGACGCCCACCTGCGCTCGGCCGACTTCTTCGACGTCGAGAACTACCCGACGATCGACTTCGTCTCCACCGGCGTGCGCATCGAGAAGGGCGAATTCCTCGTCGACGGCGATCTCACGATCCACGGCACCACCAAGCCGGTCACGTTCGACGTCGACTTCGGCGGCTTCGGTTCCGACCCGTGGGGCAACTACAAGGCCGGCGCGACCGCCAAGACGGTCATCAACCGCGAAGACTTCGGCCTCACCTGGAACGCCGCGCTCGAGACCGGCGGCGTGCTCGTCGGCAAGGACGTCACCATCGAGCTCGACCTGCAGGGTGCGCACCAGGCCTGA
- a CDS encoding FKBP-type peptidyl-prolyl cis-trans isomerase codes for MTENRTKPEFDAPQGPAPTELVIRDLIVGDGDEAKPGDTVTVHYAGVEYESGEEFDSSWGRGESIQFPLRGLIQGWQDGIPGMKVGGRRELVIPPALAYGPPGGHFLGGKTLIFIIDLLKVG; via the coding sequence ATGACTGAGAACCGCACGAAGCCCGAGTTCGACGCTCCGCAGGGTCCGGCTCCCACCGAGCTCGTCATCCGCGACCTGATCGTCGGAGACGGTGATGAGGCGAAGCCCGGCGACACCGTGACCGTGCACTACGCCGGTGTCGAGTACGAGAGCGGCGAGGAGTTCGATTCCTCCTGGGGCCGCGGGGAGAGCATCCAGTTCCCGCTGCGCGGCCTCATCCAGGGCTGGCAGGATGGCATCCCCGGTATGAAGGTCGGCGGTCGCCGCGAACTCGTGATCCCGCCCGCGCTGGCGTACGGCCCTCCCGGCGGACACTTCCTCGGCGGCAAGACGCTCATCTTCATCATCGACCTGCTGAAGGTCGGCTGA